The genomic region TCGTTAAACGTGTTATCGGACTCCCAGGTGATACCATTACCTATAAAGACGATGTTCTTTACGTCAACGGTAAAAAGACAGACGAACCTTACCTAGACAAGTACCAAAAAGCTTTCGAAGATGATGAGTTGCAAGACATTTACTCTTACAACACCTTATTCCAACAACTAGCTGAAAGCTCTGATGCCTTCACCACTGCTAAAGACGGCAGTACTGAGTTTACTGTCAAAGTTCCAAAAAATCAGTATTTCTTGCTTGGAGATGACCGCATCGTTTCAAAAGACAGCCGTGAAGTCGGTTCCTTCAAAAAATCAGCTATCGTTGGCGAAGTCAAATTCCGCTTCTGGCCACTCTCAAAAATTGGAGGCGTCAACTAAGTTCAATGAAGACTTAACTCATACGAGTTAGGTCTTTTTAATGCGATGTTTGTCTATCCCATTGGCGAATGATATAATAAAGCCACTATAACAATCAAGTAAGGATGACTTATGGAATACTTCTTTTCTGGCACTATTGACCGTATTATTTTTGAAAATGCCAGTAACTTCTTTAAAATCATATTACTCGAAATCGCAGATACCGATTCTGACTTTGATGATTTTGAGATCATTGTCACAGGAACCATCGCTGATGTCATCGAAGGCGAAAACTACACCTTCTGGGGAGAATTAACCCAGCATCCAAAATATGGTGAACAGCTCAAAGTAACCCGATACGAGCGAACAAAACCAACATCTTCTGGACTCATCAAGTACTTTTCAAGTGACCACTTTAAAGGCATCGGTAAAAAGACAGCTGAAAAAATCGTCCAACTCTATGGTGATGATACAATTGATAAAATTCTAGAAGACCCTAGTAAGCTTGATAGTATTTCTGGACTCTCTAAAGAAAATCGTGACAATTTTGTTGCCAAATTAAAACTCAACTACGGTACTGAACAAATT from Streptococcus lutetiensis harbors:
- the lepB gene encoding signal peptidase I; translated protein: MKQFIKEWGPFILFFIALGLVRLFLIQPVSVDGHSMDPTLADGERLIVLRTAKIDRFDIVVAKEKEGNKTKEIVKRVIGLPGDTITYKDDVLYVNGKKTDEPYLDKYQKAFEDDELQDIYSYNTLFQQLAESSDAFTTAKDGSTEFTVKVPKNQYFLLGDDRIVSKDSREVGSFKKSAIVGEVKFRFWPLSKIGGVN